Proteins encoded together in one Terriglobus saanensis SP1PR4 window:
- a CDS encoding valine--tRNA ligase, with the protein MPHDLPKAYDPSAIEEKWAEFWVRERLFDVPAGSMESDTQEDPKKFTMLLPPPNVTGRLHMGHMLNQTEMDILTRWHRMRGERALWVPGTDHAGIATQMMVERQLASEGKKREDFSREEFIGRVWEWKAQYGGAITDQMRRLGASVDWSREYFTMDENLSAAVKECFVKLYEQGLIYRGAYIVNWDPVQQTAVSDLEVVHEDRAGKLYHVRYPLADGSGSIVIATTRPETMLGDVAVAVNPTDERYASLIGKMLLLPLVGREIPVVADDWANPEFGTGAVKVTPAHDPNDFAIGERHNLPKLIIMDEKAQISLYGEAILQNGEPTPGGIKAQWRYNGLDRYVAREKIVADLETEDFLVEIKDHPMSVATSQRTGAVIEPRLSKQWFIKIQPLADKAIQAVEEGHVTFTPAMYAKTYFEWMRNIHDWCISRQLWWGHRIPAWHCGACGAMTVAREAPSACGTCSSADLTQETDVLDTWFSSGLLPFTVFGWPKQTADLNDFYPTDLLVTGFDILFFWVARMIMLGTHFMLDVPMPDGLARTLKDAVPFREVYIHALVRDADRQKMSKTKGNVIDPIDIIQRYGTDAVRFTLASQASPGTDVAFSEARTEGNRAFANKIWNAARFLFMQIERAREAGYTMKMGPAAIVTALPDFTPIETRWIFARVRAVCAEVDRALTEYRFDEAASAIYQFFWGEFCDWYLELVKLRLEYVPGIQNPETAVSLAGLVGVFESALRLLSPFMPFLTEEIWHAMYEGDAPAKSIALTRYPQAEDFPADDSAVAAMETLQSLIVTVRGVRKEMAVPEKESAPIQLHGDNRMLALADANRDMLARLARVSDVEFATEALSGANARSTKDFDVAVVYERQIDVAAERERLTKDLVKYEKGLEAASRQLGNEGFLAKAPQSVVDGLKKQQAETQLLCDKTRAALEALPA; encoded by the coding sequence GCCGGCATTGCCACGCAGATGATGGTCGAGCGCCAGCTGGCGAGCGAAGGCAAGAAGCGCGAGGATTTCTCCCGCGAAGAGTTTATCGGCCGCGTCTGGGAGTGGAAGGCGCAGTACGGCGGCGCGATCACGGACCAGATGCGACGCCTGGGCGCGAGCGTGGACTGGAGCCGCGAGTATTTCACCATGGACGAGAACCTGTCGGCCGCGGTGAAGGAGTGCTTCGTCAAGCTCTATGAGCAGGGTCTGATCTATCGCGGTGCGTACATCGTGAACTGGGACCCGGTGCAGCAGACGGCGGTCTCCGACCTGGAAGTGGTGCATGAGGACCGCGCGGGCAAGCTGTATCACGTGCGCTATCCGCTGGCGGACGGTTCAGGATCCATTGTGATCGCAACGACTCGTCCGGAGACAATGCTAGGCGATGTGGCCGTTGCAGTGAATCCCACGGACGAGCGCTACGCTTCGCTAATCGGGAAGATGTTGCTTCTGCCGTTGGTGGGACGAGAGATTCCTGTAGTGGCCGACGACTGGGCGAATCCGGAGTTCGGTACCGGTGCGGTCAAGGTGACGCCTGCACACGATCCGAATGACTTCGCCATCGGCGAACGGCACAATCTGCCGAAGCTCATCATCATGGACGAGAAGGCGCAGATCAGCCTTTACGGCGAAGCTATTCTCCAGAACGGAGAACCTACGCCCGGTGGCATAAAGGCCCAGTGGCGTTACAACGGCCTCGACCGTTATGTGGCGCGAGAGAAGATCGTTGCCGATCTTGAGACTGAGGACTTCCTGGTAGAGATCAAGGACCACCCGATGTCCGTGGCGACGAGCCAGCGGACGGGCGCAGTCATCGAGCCGCGGCTTTCCAAGCAGTGGTTCATCAAGATTCAGCCGCTGGCAGACAAGGCGATCCAGGCTGTGGAAGAGGGCCATGTCACCTTCACGCCTGCGATGTACGCCAAGACCTACTTCGAGTGGATGCGGAACATTCATGACTGGTGCATTTCGCGGCAGTTGTGGTGGGGGCATCGGATTCCGGCGTGGCACTGCGGCGCCTGCGGCGCGATGACGGTGGCCCGCGAGGCCCCGTCTGCCTGCGGAACATGCTCTTCGGCGGACCTGACGCAGGAGACGGACGTTCTGGATACGTGGTTCTCTTCCGGTCTGCTCCCCTTCACCGTCTTCGGCTGGCCGAAGCAGACGGCGGACCTGAACGACTTTTATCCGACGGACCTTCTCGTCACAGGCTTCGACATCCTGTTCTTCTGGGTGGCGCGCATGATCATGCTGGGAACGCACTTCATGCTGGACGTTCCCATGCCCGACGGCTTGGCGCGAACGTTGAAGGATGCCGTGCCCTTCCGCGAGGTTTACATCCATGCGCTGGTGCGCGATGCGGACCGCCAGAAGATGTCGAAGACGAAGGGCAATGTGATCGATCCGATCGACATTATCCAGCGTTATGGCACCGATGCGGTGCGATTCACGCTGGCTTCGCAGGCTTCTCCGGGAACGGATGTTGCTTTCAGCGAAGCGCGCACAGAAGGCAATCGCGCATTTGCGAACAAGATCTGGAATGCCGCCCGCTTTCTCTTTATGCAGATCGAGCGAGCACGCGAGGCTGGGTACACCATGAAGATGGGACCTGCCGCGATTGTGACGGCCCTGCCGGACTTTACGCCGATCGAGACGCGATGGATCTTCGCGCGCGTACGCGCTGTGTGCGCCGAGGTGGATCGTGCGCTTACCGAGTATCGCTTCGATGAGGCGGCGAGTGCGATCTATCAGTTCTTCTGGGGCGAGTTTTGCGACTGGTATTTGGAGCTGGTGAAGCTTCGTTTGGAGTATGTCCCCGGCATCCAGAATCCTGAGACGGCGGTTTCTCTGGCTGGTCTCGTCGGCGTGTTCGAGTCTGCCCTGCGGCTTCTCTCGCCCTTCATGCCTTTCCTTACGGAAGAGATCTGGCATGCCATGTATGAAGGCGATGCTCCTGCAAAGAGCATTGCGCTGACACGTTATCCGCAGGCTGAGGACTTCCCTGCCGACGACAGCGCGGTGGCCGCGATGGAGACGCTGCAGAGCCTGATCGTGACGGTGCGCGGTGTGCGGAAGGAGATGGCGGTACCGGAGAAGGAGTCTGCACCGATCCAGCTGCATGGCGACAATCGCATGCTGGCGCTGGCCGATGCGAATCGCGATATGCTGGCGCGGTTGGCGCGCGTGAGCGATGTGGAGTTTGCCACGGAAGCCCTGTCAGGTGCGAATGCTCGCTCTACGAAGGACTTCGACGTCGCTGTGGTCTATGAGCGGCAGATCGATGTTGCGGCGGAGCGCGAACGGTTGACGAAAGACCTTGTGAAGTATGAAAAGGGCCTGGAAGCGGCTTCGCGGCAGTTGGGCAATGAAGGCTTCCTGGCGAAGGCTCCGCAGAGTGTGGTGGATGGGTTGAAGAAGCAACAGGCGGAGACCCAGTTGCTTTGCGACAAGACGAGGGCTGCGCTGGAGGCGTTGCCGGCTTAG